In Anseongella ginsenosidimutans, one genomic interval encodes:
- a CDS encoding TIGR00730 family Rossman fold protein: MNSEEAIRKAFGQKDWQSIKVNDSWQIFKMMSEFVEGFEKMARIGPCVSIFGSARTKPGHKYYEMATEIAGKLTSRGFGIITGGGPGIMEAANKGAQMNGGKSVGLNIHLPHEQDSNPYIDKDKLMNYDYFFVRKVMFVKYSQGFIVLPGGFGTMDELFEAITLIQTSKIAEFPIILVGKSFWSGLIDWIKEEVLDRENNVGPQDLNLFRIVDTAEEAVEHVVRFYEKYVLKPNF, encoded by the coding sequence ATGAACAGCGAAGAAGCAATACGAAAGGCATTCGGACAAAAGGACTGGCAGAGCATTAAGGTAAATGATTCCTGGCAGATATTTAAAATGATGTCGGAATTTGTGGAAGGATTTGAAAAAATGGCCCGGATTGGCCCCTGCGTATCTATCTTCGGGTCGGCGCGCACGAAACCAGGTCATAAATATTATGAAATGGCTACCGAAATCGCCGGTAAACTTACCAGCCGCGGCTTCGGGATCATTACCGGCGGCGGGCCGGGGATCATGGAAGCGGCCAATAAGGGCGCCCAGATGAACGGCGGTAAATCGGTAGGGCTGAACATCCATCTTCCGCATGAGCAGGATTCCAATCCTTACATCGACAAGGATAAACTCATGAACTACGATTATTTTTTCGTGCGCAAGGTCATGTTCGTCAAGTATTCCCAGGGTTTTATTGTGCTGCCGGGAGGTTTCGGTACCATGGACGAACTATTTGAAGCCATCACCCTTATTCAAACAAGCAAAATTGCAGAGTTTCCCATTATCCTCGTTGGAAAATCATTCTGGAGCGGCCTAATTGACTGGATCAAAGAAGAAGTGCTGGATCGCGAAAATAACGTCGGCCCCCAGGACCTGAACCTGTTCCGGATAGTAGATACGGCGGAAGAAGCCGTTGAACACGTGGTCCGGTTCTACGAGAAATACGTACTGAAACCCAATTTTTAA
- the recR gene encoding recombination mediator RecR, with amino-acid sequence MNFSSKLLEEAVAEVARLPGIGEKTALRMVLFLLNRPEQEVERFAGALLKLKKEVNFCSECGNISDAPLCSICTAPKRDRSLICVVEDSRDVMAIENTRQYKGLYHVLGGLISPMDGIGPSDLHIGKLLERAGKGEAKEIILALSATMEGDTTVFYLYKKLKDIPVLLSSIARGIAFGGEIEYADEVTLGRSIQTRVPYKGEA; translated from the coding sequence ATGAACTTTTCGTCCAAACTATTGGAAGAGGCCGTGGCGGAGGTTGCCAGGCTGCCTGGAATAGGAGAAAAAACGGCGTTGCGAATGGTGCTTTTCCTGCTTAACCGCCCCGAACAGGAAGTGGAAAGGTTTGCCGGCGCTCTTTTGAAGCTAAAAAAGGAAGTCAACTTCTGCAGCGAATGCGGAAATATTTCCGATGCGCCTCTCTGCAGCATTTGTACGGCGCCCAAACGTGACCGGAGCCTTATTTGCGTGGTGGAAGACAGCCGGGATGTGATGGCCATTGAGAATACCCGGCAATACAAGGGCCTGTACCACGTGCTGGGCGGATTGATCTCGCCGATGGACGGCATCGGGCCTTCCGATCTGCATATTGGCAAACTGCTGGAACGCGCGGGAAAAGGCGAAGCCAAAGAGATCATTCTTGCACTCAGCGCCACCATGGAGGGAGACACCACCGTATTCTACCTGTATAAAAAACTCAAAGATATCCCCGTCCTCCTCTCCAGCATCGCCCGGGGCATCGCCTTCGGAGGAGAAATAGAATATGCGGATGAGGTAACCCTTGGGCGTTCCATTCAAACCCGGGTGCCTTATAAGGGCGAAGCCTGA
- a CDS encoding SusC/RagA family TonB-linked outer membrane protein — protein MEQKTRKWMCICCILCTSLVSRAQEQFSGTVRDSISGTPLPGVSVNIRGGTSGTATDSAGNFVLAGEESQAVLVFSFLGYTTREISARTGQPVNVKLAQGSQSLDEVVVVGYGTQRKVNLTGAVGTASGEVLENRPIANVGEGLQGVIPNLNITPRNGDPSQSIDFNIRGYESINGGSPLILVDGVPMDLNRVNPSDIESISVLKDASAAAVYGARAAFGVVLVETKSGQAGKVKISLNTQWSLAKPIFNMDPVTDPYEVVTAWNQANMRTNGVPRYDEDMVAGTKAWSENPQTAPEWAVVDGVFRFYGANNYQDKIMTDAAPTNQHDLTISGGSENANYYVSFGYLSKDGYLRYNNEEFKRYNILMKGEFKINDWLTLDEKIVFNAQNSDKPHFYNWDVNINSLARVSPIMPVQFPDLDYYLSPGDREQYEQYIGMYFGGTNFFPYLLNGGRSTFTNNDTWLTSGATLTPVQGLKVIANFSYNIFHRNFQDVASKVDIVSTDLTDPNPISNGFSGDDWIDERTDHNQYYVLNTFAEYTYDRLEDHYFKAMVGYNQEWGMNKFTRAQARSLINPSITDINATTGTQQTFGNSSHVSLRGAFYRLNYIYKDKYLLETNGRYDGTSRFPKEDRFGFFPSVSFGWRISNENFLSGAGDWLNNLKIRASYGTLGNQLLGDDYYPYIATLGIGTSPYIMDDGLIPYVSAPGLVSPTLTWETVVSQNIGLDITLLNSRLDASFDVYTRETKDMLMDVEYPDILGTDAPQSNAADLKTTGWELALTWRDKINQDWNYNFTLSLSDWTAEITRYDNPTGALSEFYVGQKLGDIWGYETVGIFQSEEEIANAPDQSNIGANWKPGDIRYADLNGDGVISAGSNTLADPGDRKIIGNENPRYSFGVNAGAGFRGFRLSAFFQGYWQRDHWPTSGNWTWFFPFNAGHIERYFITDSWSEDNRDAYFAAPHISTNDKKNIQTQSRFLQNAGYIRLKNIMLSYDLPAHLLEKAGLGQARIYFTGMNLWEYSPIRKPLDPESIQNTTFDTNGAIEYPLQRIYSLGLSLTF, from the coding sequence ATGGAACAAAAGACCAGAAAATGGATGTGCATTTGCTGCATCCTATGCACGTCATTGGTTTCCCGGGCCCAGGAGCAATTTTCGGGAACCGTCAGGGACAGCATCAGCGGAACACCTCTTCCCGGAGTTTCCGTAAACATCAGAGGAGGAACATCGGGGACAGCTACTGACTCCGCCGGGAACTTTGTATTAGCCGGCGAAGAAAGCCAGGCAGTCCTTGTATTTTCCTTCCTTGGTTACACGACCAGGGAAATAAGCGCCCGCACCGGGCAGCCGGTAAACGTAAAATTAGCGCAGGGCAGCCAGTCCCTTGACGAGGTGGTCGTAGTCGGTTACGGCACCCAGCGAAAGGTAAACCTAACCGGAGCTGTAGGAACGGCAAGCGGCGAGGTACTGGAAAACCGGCCTATCGCCAATGTTGGAGAAGGGTTGCAGGGCGTTATTCCCAACCTCAATATTACCCCGCGCAACGGGGACCCTTCCCAGTCCATTGATTTCAATATCCGCGGATATGAATCTATCAACGGAGGGTCTCCGCTGATTTTGGTGGACGGGGTCCCGATGGACCTCAACCGCGTCAATCCCAGTGACATTGAAAGCATCAGCGTATTGAAAGATGCCTCAGCGGCGGCGGTTTACGGTGCCAGGGCGGCCTTCGGAGTAGTGCTGGTAGAAACCAAAAGCGGACAGGCGGGAAAAGTAAAGATCTCCCTGAATACGCAATGGTCGCTGGCAAAGCCTATTTTTAACATGGATCCCGTAACCGACCCTTATGAAGTGGTCACTGCCTGGAACCAGGCAAATATGCGTACCAACGGTGTGCCGCGCTATGACGAAGACATGGTAGCCGGCACCAAAGCCTGGTCCGAAAACCCGCAAACAGCTCCCGAGTGGGCGGTAGTGGACGGAGTATTCCGATTCTACGGCGCTAATAATTACCAGGATAAGATCATGACCGACGCTGCGCCAACCAATCAGCATGACCTTACCATTTCCGGAGGGTCAGAAAACGCCAACTATTATGTTTCTTTTGGCTACCTGAGCAAGGATGGATACCTGCGCTACAATAACGAGGAGTTCAAACGCTATAATATCCTGATGAAGGGCGAGTTCAAGATCAATGACTGGCTCACGCTGGATGAAAAGATCGTATTTAACGCACAGAACAGCGACAAGCCGCATTTCTATAACTGGGATGTGAATATCAATTCCCTTGCCAGGGTCAGTCCCATTATGCCGGTACAATTTCCCGACCTGGATTATTACCTCAGCCCCGGTGACCGGGAACAGTACGAACAATACATCGGAATGTACTTTGGCGGCACCAATTTTTTTCCCTACCTGTTGAATGGCGGCCGCAGTACTTTCACCAATAACGACACCTGGCTTACCTCCGGAGCTACATTAACGCCGGTACAGGGCTTAAAAGTCATTGCTAACTTTTCCTATAATATTTTCCACCGGAATTTCCAGGATGTGGCCAGCAAGGTGGATATTGTTTCCACAGACCTCACTGACCCCAACCCGATAAGTAACGGGTTCAGCGGTGATGACTGGATCGATGAACGGACGGATCATAACCAGTATTACGTCTTGAACACCTTTGCCGAATACACTTATGACCGCCTGGAGGATCACTACTTTAAAGCCATGGTAGGCTACAACCAGGAATGGGGAATGAATAAATTCACCAGGGCGCAGGCGCGCTCGCTGATCAATCCCTCGATCACCGATATCAATGCCACTACCGGCACCCAGCAAACCTTTGGCAACAGTTCACATGTATCTCTGCGGGGAGCTTTTTACCGGCTGAATTATATTTATAAGGATAAGTACCTGCTGGAAACCAACGGCCGATATGACGGAACGTCCCGGTTCCCGAAAGAGGATCGCTTCGGCTTTTTTCCCTCAGTTTCCTTCGGATGGAGAATTTCTAATGAAAACTTTCTTTCCGGGGCCGGCGACTGGCTGAATAACCTCAAGATCAGGGCTTCCTACGGAACCCTGGGTAACCAGCTGCTTGGCGATGACTATTATCCATACATTGCTACCCTGGGGATCGGCACATCACCCTATATCATGGACGACGGCCTTATCCCCTACGTGTCCGCGCCGGGACTGGTAAGCCCTACCCTTACCTGGGAAACCGTTGTTTCTCAAAACATTGGCCTGGATATCACGCTGCTGAACTCCCGTCTGGACGCCTCCTTCGATGTCTATACAAGGGAAACCAAGGATATGCTGATGGATGTGGAATACCCGGATATACTCGGAACGGACGCGCCGCAGTCCAATGCAGCGGATCTTAAAACAACCGGCTGGGAGCTGGCTTTGACCTGGCGGGACAAGATAAACCAGGACTGGAATTATAATTTTACTCTTTCATTGTCAGACTGGACGGCAGAGATTACCCGCTATGATAATCCTACCGGGGCGCTTTCCGAGTTTTACGTCGGGCAGAAACTGGGAGATATCTGGGGCTATGAAACGGTAGGTATCTTCCAGTCGGAAGAAGAAATTGCAAACGCTCCGGACCAGTCCAATATCGGCGCCAACTGGAAACCGGGAGACATCCGCTATGCCGACCTCAACGGGGACGGTGTCATCAGCGCGGGAAGCAACACACTGGCCGACCCCGGCGACCGGAAAATCATTGGCAATGAGAACCCGAGGTACAGTTTCGGCGTCAATGCCGGCGCCGGCTTCAGGGGCTTCCGGCTGTCCGCCTTTTTCCAGGGTTACTGGCAACGGGACCACTGGCCTACGTCCGGCAACTGGACCTGGTTCTTCCCTTTCAATGCAGGGCATATCGAAAGGTATTTCATTACCGATTCCTGGAGCGAAGACAACCGGGACGCCTATTTCGCGGCGCCGCATATTTCAACGAACGACAAGAAAAATATCCAAACGCAATCCCGTTTCCTGCAAAACGCAGGGTATATCAGGCTGAAGAACATCATGCTTAGCTATGATCTTCCCGCACACCTGCTGGAAAAGGCCGGGCTTGGCCAGGCAAGGATCTACTTCACGGGAATGAACCTCTGGGAATACTCCCCCATACGGAAACCGCTGGATCCCGAATCCATTCAAAACACCACATTTGATACAAACGGAGCGATCGAATATCCGCTGCAGCGTATCTATAGCCTTGGTCTTAGCCTAACATTCTGA
- a CDS encoding heparinase II/III domain-containing protein, whose amino-acid sequence MKKANNLFRLRKWLILILLLPAGTAPLAAASEAAGPGAMPPAAAATSPALAAPAGTAGRPEATAPTAAAKIVTEIKTPATDSLSLENPVTADYLQKHLRKSSPRLLLSPELEARLKSKLEIDPVVQNMYQAIKLNAAGILTEPLLERIVTGRRLLSVSREMLYRMNILCMVYRMEEDPAVLTRINEELNAVSNFSDWNPSHYLDVAEMSMAVALAVDWAGASLPDSTVTLAKKALIEKGIKPSYNKKGNTGWINGDNNWNQVCNAGMIAASLVIADQDPVLAAKTISRALEGIPHALEAYGPDGVYPEGSTYWSYGTSFSVLTASILESAFGTDFGLSAYPAFMESADFRLLSVAPSGWYYNFSDCGDERSENGDLVLAWFAAKTGNKIYFEKERFLQKPEEMEKLSRHAGAGLVWLAAFESRDETALPLVWKGEGPNPVVIFRGGPEDPGNYYLGAKGGRGTNNHGNMDAGSFVFELDGVRWAIDPGNQAYHELEKTGFNLWGSCQDCERWTLLTKNNFGHSTLTVNNALHAVDGHAGLADFKNGERPEAAFDLTAAFGDHLQSAVRRFTKENDHSLLIEDTIEITDSTKLVTWQLITTSDVEITRRGAILSQDGKQLRLENLSHPDIPVSVISLDPPPLELDRKIKGLKRLEIRLPAEAFTNGAGTIRVRLSRN is encoded by the coding sequence ATGAAAAAGGCAAATAATCTTTTCCGGCTAAGGAAATGGCTGATACTGATCCTCTTGCTGCCGGCCGGAACGGCCCCGCTTGCGGCAGCTTCGGAAGCAGCCGGGCCCGGGGCTATGCCCCCGGCTGCGGCAGCGACATCCCCGGCTTTGGCAGCACCGGCCGGGACAGCAGGACGGCCGGAAGCAACGGCCCCGACTGCTGCGGCAAAAATAGTGACAGAAATAAAAACGCCGGCGACTGATTCCCTTAGCCTGGAAAACCCCGTCACGGCGGACTACCTGCAGAAACACCTGCGCAAAAGTTCCCCGCGCCTGCTGCTAAGCCCTGAACTGGAAGCCCGTTTAAAAAGCAAGCTCGAAATCGACCCGGTGGTGCAGAACATGTACCAGGCCATTAAACTGAATGCTGCCGGAATACTCACGGAGCCTTTGCTTGAAAGGATCGTGACGGGCAGAAGGCTGCTGTCCGTATCACGGGAAATGCTGTACAGGATGAACATTCTTTGCATGGTCTACCGCATGGAAGAAGATCCTGCCGTACTTACCCGGATCAATGAGGAACTGAACGCGGTATCCAATTTCAGCGACTGGAACCCTTCCCATTACCTGGATGTCGCAGAAATGTCCATGGCCGTGGCCCTGGCCGTAGATTGGGCGGGAGCGTCACTTCCTGACAGCACGGTAACGCTGGCGAAGAAAGCGCTGATCGAAAAGGGCATCAAACCCAGTTATAATAAAAAAGGAAATACCGGCTGGATAAACGGGGACAATAACTGGAACCAGGTATGCAATGCCGGCATGATCGCCGCTTCCCTCGTGATTGCGGACCAGGATCCCGTGCTGGCAGCGAAAACCATCAGCAGGGCGCTGGAAGGCATTCCTCATGCCCTGGAAGCATACGGGCCTGACGGCGTGTACCCGGAGGGCTCCACTTACTGGAGTTATGGCACCAGCTTTTCGGTCCTTACCGCTTCTATACTGGAAAGCGCGTTCGGAACCGATTTTGGGCTGTCCGCCTATCCCGCCTTCATGGAAAGCGCCGACTTCCGCCTGCTAAGCGTTGCTCCGTCAGGCTGGTACTATAATTTTTCAGACTGCGGTGATGAAAGGAGTGAAAACGGCGACCTGGTTCTGGCCTGGTTTGCCGCTAAAACCGGAAATAAAATTTACTTTGAAAAAGAACGCTTCCTTCAAAAGCCGGAAGAAATGGAAAAACTATCCAGGCACGCGGGGGCCGGCCTGGTGTGGCTGGCCGCTTTTGAAAGCAGGGATGAAACCGCTCTTCCCCTGGTGTGGAAGGGAGAAGGGCCCAACCCCGTTGTCATTTTCAGGGGCGGCCCGGAAGATCCGGGGAATTATTACCTGGGAGCGAAAGGCGGGCGGGGAACCAACAATCACGGGAATATGGATGCCGGTTCCTTTGTATTTGAACTGGATGGCGTGCGATGGGCCATTGACCCGGGAAACCAGGCTTATCATGAGCTGGAAAAAACAGGGTTTAACCTTTGGGGAAGCTGCCAGGATTGCGAGCGATGGACACTGCTCACAAAAAACAATTTCGGGCACAGTACCCTGACGGTGAACAACGCTCTGCACGCCGTGGATGGGCATGCCGGCCTGGCAGACTTTAAGAACGGCGAAAGACCTGAAGCGGCCTTTGATCTCACAGCTGCTTTCGGAGATCACCTGCAAAGCGCCGTCAGGCGCTTCACCAAAGAGAACGATCATTCGCTTTTAATTGAAGACACCATTGAAATAACCGACTCTACGAAGCTGGTAACATGGCAATTAATAACTACTTCGGATGTAGAGATCACCAGGCGGGGAGCCATTCTTAGCCAGGATGGAAAGCAGCTGAGGCTGGAAAATCTTTCCCACCCGGACATTCCCGTTTCGGTGATTTCACTCGATCCTCCACCGCTTGAACTTGACAGAAAGATCAAGGGCCTGAAGCGGCTCGAGATCAGGCTTCCCGCAGAGGCATTCACCAACGGCGCCGGAACCATTAGGGTACGGCTGAGCCGGAATTAA
- a CDS encoding RagB/SusD family nutrient uptake outer membrane protein, which translates to MKKHIEKWSLLILTAFFAASCNDEFLERKPLDEVSSETFWNSENDLQVYNNSLYDLARNDDNVPILMGHYQNFESYFGSIWFQDEFSDNMAPRHDRHTFFQQVRAGKHNIPTDPQWFGYKGWNFVRAVNVGLANYSKAPLEEEVINKYAAEARLFRGWFYAEKVQKFGDVPWVDKPLDTESEELYAARTPREEAMLKVLEDLSFAAENLPDDWEDGNAPGRLNRWCALLVKSRVCLYEGTWRKYHGGSDAEMWLREAANAAKEIMDNGPYSLYNTGDPENDYNAYHRSLDLSGNPEVMYWRKYQLGVLTNHVQSYFEYAGGATKSLVEDYLCTDGLPVSLSPLYQGDAQIEDVFVNRDPRLRQTVLHPEDAGKYQYHLADGRPYPRLTGMSGGYRSTTGYHIIKHYNAADMIGKAYNTAESPAIILRFGEVLLNYAEALAELGELSQQDLDISINLLRDRVAMPHMVRGNVPADPRYTADGVPPLIVEIRRERRVELFMEGHRYKDLKRWKQGKKLEIPAMGIRWDAAAITRYPGATVQSSVDPLSGNTYIDVYKGTDWENPVFDESKHYLWPVPLSSIAQNPNLGQNPGW; encoded by the coding sequence ATGAAAAAGCATATAGAAAAATGGAGCCTGCTGATCCTCACCGCGTTTTTTGCTGCCTCCTGCAACGATGAATTCCTTGAAAGAAAACCCCTGGACGAAGTCAGCAGCGAAACTTTCTGGAATTCCGAAAACGACCTTCAGGTATACAATAACAGCCTGTATGACCTTGCTCGGAACGATGACAATGTGCCGATCCTGATGGGGCATTACCAGAATTTCGAAAGCTATTTCGGAAGTATCTGGTTCCAGGATGAATTTTCCGACAATATGGCGCCCAGGCACGACCGCCATACTTTTTTCCAGCAGGTACGCGCCGGCAAACACAATATTCCAACTGATCCGCAATGGTTCGGTTACAAAGGCTGGAACTTTGTAAGGGCTGTCAATGTAGGCCTTGCCAATTACAGCAAGGCGCCCCTGGAAGAGGAAGTGATCAACAAATACGCCGCGGAAGCAAGATTGTTCAGGGGTTGGTTCTACGCGGAAAAAGTGCAGAAATTCGGGGATGTGCCATGGGTGGACAAACCGCTGGACACGGAATCCGAAGAATTGTATGCGGCCCGGACGCCACGGGAAGAGGCCATGCTGAAAGTGCTGGAAGACCTTAGCTTCGCCGCCGAAAACCTTCCCGATGACTGGGAAGACGGAAACGCTCCCGGCCGTTTGAACCGATGGTGTGCATTGCTGGTAAAGTCCCGGGTTTGCCTTTACGAGGGAACCTGGAGAAAGTACCACGGCGGCAGCGATGCAGAAATGTGGCTCCGGGAAGCAGCCAACGCCGCAAAGGAAATAATGGACAATGGCCCTTATTCCTTATACAATACCGGCGATCCGGAAAATGATTATAACGCCTATCACCGCAGCCTTGACCTTTCGGGAAACCCTGAAGTCATGTACTGGCGGAAATACCAGCTGGGCGTACTCACCAACCATGTGCAAAGCTATTTTGAATACGCCGGTGGGGCCACCAAAAGTTTAGTGGAAGATTACCTGTGTACGGACGGACTGCCCGTTTCCCTTTCCCCGCTCTACCAGGGCGACGCACAAATTGAAGATGTCTTCGTAAACAGGGACCCCAGGCTGCGGCAAACGGTCCTTCATCCGGAGGATGCCGGAAAATACCAGTATCACCTGGCCGACGGACGGCCCTACCCTCGTCTGACAGGCATGTCAGGGGGATACCGGTCCACTACGGGCTACCATATCATCAAACATTATAATGCAGCCGATATGATCGGGAAAGCGTATAATACGGCCGAATCCCCCGCTATTATTTTACGTTTTGGCGAAGTCCTCCTGAACTATGCCGAAGCGCTTGCTGAGCTTGGCGAGCTTTCCCAGCAGGATCTGGACATCAGTATTAACCTCCTTCGGGACCGGGTGGCTATGCCTCATATGGTGCGGGGAAACGTCCCGGCAGACCCAAGGTATACCGCCGACGGCGTGCCCCCGCTGATCGTGGAGATCCGCAGGGAACGGCGGGTAGAGTTATTCATGGAAGGCCACCGCTATAAAGACCTTAAACGCTGGAAGCAGGGCAAGAAACTGGAGATCCCTGCCATGGGGATCCGATGGGATGCTGCCGCCATTACCCGTTATCCCGGTGCAACCGTGCAGTCTTCTGTTGACCCGCTATCCGGAAACACGTATATTGACGTATATAAGGGAACAGATTGGGAAAACCCGGTATTTGATGAAAGCAAACATTATTTATGGCCGGTTCCATTGAGCTCAATTGCACAGAACCCGAACCTGGGCCAAAACCCAGGATGGTAA
- a CDS encoding sodium:solute symporter has translation MSPIFIISCIVAYFGLLLLIAWITGKNADDDAYFRGNKASPWIAVAFGMLADSLSGVTYISVPGAVGSAQFSYLQLVIGYIFGYFIIGAVLLPLYYKMNLTSIYSYLHTRFGAWAQKTGAFFFLLSRTLGAAARLYLTASVIQLFVFDALGIPFWLAVTIIIALMLVYTYKGGIKTLVWTDTLQSGFLLLAVVLSIVAISNELQLGFFDLVNTVAESTYSKTFFWDPKPTSFFWKQFLAGVFIAVAMTGLDQNMMQKSLSCKRLWDAQKNIYSYSIVMFIVNFFFLCLGVLLYTYAVKMGISIPEVSDNLFPTLALEHLGMFAGLIFIVGLTAATFSSADSVLTTLTTSFYIDFLNMQARQDYSQQQKTKIRKRIHLGFAVVLLLVILVFRVLNDNAIINTVLILAGYTYGPLLGLFSFGLFAKRKVIDKFVPAICIFAPLLCFILDKNSAEWLNGYEIGNELILLNGILTYAGLIIISKRGEQAGHKTAINTQA, from the coding sequence ATGTCACCAATTTTTATTATCTCCTGCATTGTCGCGTATTTCGGACTTTTGCTGCTTATAGCCTGGATTACCGGCAAAAACGCGGATGATGACGCATATTTCCGGGGAAACAAGGCCTCGCCCTGGATTGCGGTGGCGTTCGGTATGCTGGCTGACTCGCTTTCAGGAGTTACCTATATTTCCGTGCCGGGAGCCGTCGGCTCCGCGCAGTTTTCCTACCTGCAACTGGTGATCGGTTATATTTTCGGGTATTTTATTATCGGAGCGGTACTGCTTCCGCTTTACTATAAAATGAACCTGACGTCCATTTACAGTTATCTTCATACCCGCTTTGGCGCCTGGGCGCAAAAAACAGGCGCTTTCTTTTTCCTGCTTTCGCGTACGCTGGGGGCAGCCGCCAGGCTTTACCTGACTGCCAGCGTGATCCAGTTATTTGTTTTTGACGCCCTGGGCATTCCTTTCTGGCTGGCGGTGACCATTATCATCGCACTCATGCTGGTGTACACGTACAAGGGAGGGATAAAAACCCTGGTCTGGACAGATACGCTGCAATCCGGCTTTTTGCTGCTGGCAGTAGTCCTTTCCATTGTAGCCATCAGCAATGAACTTCAGCTGGGCTTTTTCGACCTTGTTAACACGGTGGCGGAAAGCACCTATTCCAAAACCTTTTTCTGGGATCCGAAACCCACCTCTTTCTTCTGGAAGCAATTTCTTGCCGGCGTATTCATCGCCGTGGCCATGACCGGGCTTGACCAGAATATGATGCAAAAAAGCCTGAGCTGCAAACGTCTCTGGGATGCGCAAAAGAATATCTACTCGTATAGCATCGTGATGTTCATCGTGAATTTCTTTTTCCTCTGCCTGGGCGTACTCCTGTACACCTATGCCGTAAAAATGGGCATCAGCATTCCTGAGGTAAGTGACAACCTCTTCCCCACGCTTGCACTGGAACACCTGGGCATGTTTGCAGGGCTGATATTTATAGTGGGCCTTACGGCCGCTACCTTTTCCAGCGCTGATTCTGTCCTGACTACCCTGACCACCTCCTTTTACATAGATTTTCTGAATATGCAGGCAAGGCAGGATTATTCGCAGCAACAAAAAACAAAGATCCGGAAGCGTATTCATTTGGGCTTTGCCGTTGTTTTGCTCCTGGTGATCCTTGTCTTCCGGGTACTGAATGACAATGCGATCATCAATACCGTACTTATTCTGGCAGGCTATACCTACGGCCCACTGCTGGGGCTCTTCTCCTTCGGCCTGTTTGCCAAAAGAAAAGTCATCGACAAATTTGTCCCGGCGATCTGTATCTTTGCGCCCCTGTTATGTTTTATCCTGGATAAGAATTCTGCGGAATGGCTGAACGGGTATGAGATCGGGAACGAACTGATATTATTGAACGGGATACTGACCTACGCGGGATTGATCATTATTTCCAAACGGGGAGAACAGGCGGGTCATAAAACCGCGATAAACACGCAAGCATAA